Part of the Kitasatospora sp. NBC_01266 genome, GACCCCTATCCGGCCCCCAGCAGTGCGTCGGCGCTCGGGACGGTCGGGACAGCCACCGCCGCCGAACTGACGATCGAGCAACGCCGGGTAAACTCGCAGAACATGCGCGTACTTGTCCTCGAAGACGACCCCGAGCTCGGCCCCGCGATCGTCACGGGTCTGCGCGAGTGCGGTTTCGCCGTCGACTTCGCCGGCGATCTCGCGGACGCCGACTTCAAGCTCGCGGTCAACACCTACGACTGCCTGATCGCCGACCGGATGCTGCCCGACGGCGACGCGCTGACCCTGCTCGCCGCCCAGCGCAAGGCCGGCAGCGTACTCCCGGTGCTGCTGCTCACCGCCCTGGACGCGGTCACCGACCGGGTGGCCGGCTTCGAGCACGGAGCCGACGACTACCTGGTCAAGCCCTTCGCCTTCGCCGAGCTCAGCGCCCGGGTCCGGGCCCTGTGCCGGCGCGGCCAGCCCACCCGGCTGCCCGAGCTGCGGGTCGGCGACCTGGAGCTCGACCTGCCGCGCCGCCGGGTGCGGCGCGACGGCGTGCTGCTCACCCTGACCGCCAAGGAGTTCGCGGTGCTGGAGGTGCTGATGCTGCGCGCCGGCGAGGTGGTCACCCGCACCGAGCTGATCGAACGCTGCTGGGACGAGCAGGCCGAACCGCTCTCCAACGTGGTCGACGTCCTGATCGGCCAACTGCGCCGCAAGCTGGGCCCGCCCGAGCTGATCGCCACCGTGCGCGGCGCCGGCTACCTCATCGGCGATCCGGACGCCGACCGGTGAGGTCGCGCACCCCGGCGATCGCGCGGCTGCACCGTGCCCGCTGGGTGACCACGCTGCTCTTCGCCGCCACCACCGCGATCTGCCTGCTGGTGCTCGCCACCATCGCGGTGCGCACCGACAGCCAGTCCCGCACGCACGACCTCGACAACGACGTCATCCACCGGGCCGACGGACTCTCCCGGGTGGTCTCCTACGACGCCGACGGCGCGCTCTCCTTCGACGCGCTGCCCGACGACGACCTGGCGCGCGGCGCCGACGCGCTCGGCGTCGTCCAGCCGGACGCCGCCGGCCCCCCGCGGATCAGCCACGCCTACACCTCCCCGGCCACGCTGCCCGGCCCGGCGGATCTCGCCTGGATCTGGCAGCGGATCCAGGAGGAGCAGCAGACCGTGCTGTTCACCGCTGACGGCACCGGCGGTCGCGGCTTCCACTGGGCCGCCGCCCCGGTCGGCGACGCCAACGGGACCGTGGTCGCCGCCGTGCTGGTCGGCGACGACCCGACACCGAGCCACACCGCCCACGACCGCCTGCTGCGCTGGCTGGCGCTGGGCTGCCTGGGCCTGGTGCTGGCCGCCGCCGCCGTCGGTCACCTGCTGTCCGGCCGGGCGATGCGCCCGGCGCTGCGCGGACTGGAACGGCAGGAGCAGTTCCTCGCCGAAGCGGCCCACGAACTGCGCACACCGCTGGCCACCCTGCGGCTGGTGGTGGAGAGCGGCAGCGGCTCACCCGGCCGGGCCCCCGCCGCCCTGGACGAGGCGGTGCGCCTGGTCGACCGGCTGGGACGACTGGTCACCGGCCTGCTGGCGCGGGCCCGGGTCGAGGCCGGCACCCACGAGATCGAGCTGACCCCGCTGCGCCTGGACCAGCTGGTGGAGCAGACCGTCGAGGAGCTGCCGGACACCGCAGGCGTCACGGTCGGCACCGAGGCCACCGTGGTCAACGGCGACCCCGAACTGCTCGCCCAGGCCGTCCGCAACCTGGTGGAGAACGCGCTGCGGCACGGCGGCGGCACCCCGGTCGAGGTCAGCGTCACGGCCGGCCGGGTCGCGGTGCGCGACCACGGCCCCGGCGTGCCCGCCAAGGACCGCACCCGGGTCTTCGAGCGCCGGGTCACCGGAGCGGCGAGCACCGGCACCGGAACGGGCCTGGCCATCGTGCGCTGGGTGGCCGAGCTGCACGGCGGCACCGCCCAGCTCTCCCCGGCGCCCGGCGGCGGGCTGCAGGCGGAACTGCTGCTGCCCGAGCGCACGGCGGCCGACTGAGGCCGCCGGGACCGCCGCTCCTCACTCCTGCCGGGTGATCCGCACCTGCCGGGCCGCCGCCCGTCCGGTGTCCAGCGGCACCGTCACGGTCAGCAGGCCCTTGGCGTAGCCGGCGCTGATCCCCTCCTCGTCGGCCTCGGCGGGCAGCGGGAGGGTTCGGGTGAACGTGCCGTAGCGGAACTCGGAGCGGCGCTTCTCCCGCTGCTCCTCGGTGCGCACGGCCTGGATGGTGAGCGAGTGGTCGCGGACGGTGATCTGCACGTCCTGCTCGGGGTCGATGCCGGGCAGTTCGGCCTGTACCACCAGGGTGCCGTCCTGCTCGAACTCCTCGATCCGGATCGGGTTCTGCTCGCCGGACCGGCCGAACGGGAAGTTCTCGAACCAGTCGGACAGGTCCGGATGCCAGGGGGAGAAGGGTTTCTTGGGCGTGGTGTCGCCGGGCATCGCTGCCTCCTTGCTCGCTTGCGACTGCCTCCGTTCCTTCCATTGTCGTCAGGTGCGCCGCTTGTGTGGCGTGGCCCGACTGCCGGGAGCCCTCGGGCCCCGGGGTTCGAGCGCCGCCGGGGCCCCTGGCTACCCTCAGTTGCCGTGCTGCTGCTCCCAGACCTGGGTGACCAGGGCGACGTCGGCCTTGGGGATCACGATCTCGTGCGGCCGGCCGTCCGCGAGGAGGTCCAGGCGGGCCATCTTGCGCGAGGCGGCCCGCTTCTCCGCGGGGGCCAGGCTGAACGGACTCCGCAGGGTGACGGTCTCCTTGGTGCGGCGGTTCTGCCAGGTGGTCTGACCGGCGGTCAGAAAGAGGTAGCCCATCGCCGTCTGCGGGATCGTCCGGCCCTTTCCGATCGGCACCGTCCGGACCGTGCCCAGGGTGGAACTGAAGCAGGTCACCTGGAGGGTGCTGCCCGCCGCCAGGTCGGCCAGGTCCTGCTGCGTCGTCCGCCGCCGGATGCGCAGGGCCGAGAGCAGGACATCGATGGCGGTCCGGGT contains:
- a CDS encoding sensor histidine kinase, which gives rise to MRSRTPAIARLHRARWVTTLLFAATTAICLLVLATIAVRTDSQSRTHDLDNDVIHRADGLSRVVSYDADGALSFDALPDDDLARGADALGVVQPDAAGPPRISHAYTSPATLPGPADLAWIWQRIQEEQQTVLFTADGTGGRGFHWAAAPVGDANGTVVAAVLVGDDPTPSHTAHDRLLRWLALGCLGLVLAAAAVGHLLSGRAMRPALRGLERQEQFLAEAAHELRTPLATLRLVVESGSGSPGRAPAALDEAVRLVDRLGRLVTGLLARARVEAGTHEIELTPLRLDQLVEQTVEELPDTAGVTVGTEATVVNGDPELLAQAVRNLVENALRHGGGTPVEVSVTAGRVAVRDHGPGVPAKDRTRVFERRVTGAASTGTGTGLAIVRWVAELHGGTAQLSPAPGGGLQAELLLPERTAAD
- a CDS encoding response regulator transcription factor; protein product: MRVLVLEDDPELGPAIVTGLRECGFAVDFAGDLADADFKLAVNTYDCLIADRMLPDGDALTLLAAQRKAGSVLPVLLLTALDAVTDRVAGFEHGADDYLVKPFAFAELSARVRALCRRGQPTRLPELRVGDLELDLPRRRVRRDGVLLTLTAKEFAVLEVLMLRAGEVVTRTELIERCWDEQAEPLSNVVDVLIGQLRRKLGPPELIATVRGAGYLIGDPDADR
- a CDS encoding Hsp20/alpha crystallin family protein, which encodes MPGDTTPKKPFSPWHPDLSDWFENFPFGRSGEQNPIRIEEFEQDGTLVVQAELPGIDPEQDVQITVRDHSLTIQAVRTEEQREKRRSEFRYGTFTRTLPLPAEADEEGISAGYAKGLLTVTVPLDTGRAAARQVRITRQE